From Salvia splendens isolate huo1 chromosome 16, SspV2, whole genome shotgun sequence, a single genomic window includes:
- the LOC121771728 gene encoding putative disease resistance protein RGA1 isoform X1, whose protein sequence is MADAIVSEVVGRIATMLEDKIRYEVNLVRGVKDELRYLSKKLNTIRQVLDDAEKKGVKDESVKRWLKKLEATAYEMDDILDEWNYSLLKDKAEGSAEPEPEPEPEQKIGCSFIRSSCLGFKKVSVRRDIAKKIENVKAMLEQIYEERKEFDFVIALPTTDPVPTPWRVQSTPFVDLTKVHGVDIHNKKEDIVSKLMLNGGHTQVLSIVGTGGLGKTTLAKLVYNDERVKDCFELRIWICVSDPFDVAGIAIGIVNEVGKETIPPNSNQLALVLKKLEASISGKKFLLVLDDVWTEDNTKWEPLKISLQCGAAGSKILVTTRKETVAKMVGTLNDDMYHPNNLSEEECWSLLCDTSLLGKSNKEYGKFEVFGKKIARKCNGLPLAAIVLGTLLQLKDLEGWKDVEKSEIWQLENAKVELFPHLVLSYNDLSPALKRCFSYCSVYPKDRQIHARTLIEEWMAQGYLGPDSGNSALELKGRENLKNLAMRCLFQDIEESESGEQIEWCKMHDIVHDFALFLRKNDCKERSCQVCDSSLVSNVQEYRSVSWDWDYEPPVDERDGSYKVCDCMKSLRVLRIESLILVGIEMLIHLRWLEVRGVALAKDDLEIICRLYFLQTLLLSKCDLTVIPREIGNLNQLRRLDLSENYRMEELPGSVCSLIELRSLSLERCSLEVIPQEIGNLVKLRELDLSHNYRMELPESICSLVELQILKIEGTRINCVPEALGELSNLRTLELSEFKVGSQYNKLGYLKKLYRHLTESLELEIYWSSMSEMEELVEDARQAELPTVLPKLESLNIYFSVKVNEMEQSSSSSMWMEVAEALVPHHNLKKLLIVGYKGSKLPHLMSSSFNFIKEIRLEGLSEVSSLPAMGKLPFLETLFICEVEQLMFVGREFLGIESSCDDVVVAFPKLKVLGFSDCSKWEEWEDITEEEEDSAAISIMPCLTKLRINWCKSLKQLPHCLLHKISSSLQSLSIIDSTELIKTYGEDKEGSAWRSISQYNPQLRLYPKV, encoded by the coding sequence GTTCGGCTGAGCCCGAGCCTGAGCCTGAGCCTGAGCAAAAGATAGGATGCTCCTTCATCAGATCTTCTTGTTTAGGTTTCAAGAAAGTTTCAGTCCGTCGTGATATTGCcaagaaaattgaaaatgtgAAAGCTATGCTTGAACAGATTTACGAGGAGAGAAAGGAATTTGATTTTGTCATCGCTCTGCCTACAACTGATCCCGTGCCCACACCTTGGCGAGTGCAATCCACACCTTTTGTTGACTTGACGAAAGTTCACGGGGTGGATATACATAACAAAAAAGAAGACATAGTGAGCAAACTAATGCTTAATGGTGGTCATACCCAAGTTTTGTCTATTGTTGGAACCGGGGGACTTGGGAAAACAACTCTTGCCAAACTTGTTTATAATGATGAACGAGTGAAGGATTGTTTTGAATTAAGAATATGGATTTGTGTTTCTGACCCATTTGACGTGGCTGGGATCGCAATTGGAATTGTTAACGAAGTGGGAAAAGAAACGATTCCCCCAAATTCCAACCAATTGGCACTGGTATTAAAAAAGCTAGAGGCATCCATTTCGGGAAAAAAGTTTCTTCTTGTGCTGGATGATGTTTGGACAGAAGACAACACCAAGTGGGAGCCTCTGAAAATCAGTCTCCAATGTGGTGCAGCAGGTAGTAAAATTCTGGTGACAACGAGAAAGGAAACGGTAGCTAAGATGGTCGGTACCTTAAACGATGATATGTATCACCCAAATAATCTTAGTGAAGAAGAATGTTGGTCATTATTGTGTGACACATCTCTTCTAGGAAAGAGTAATAAGGAATATGGAAAATTTGAGGTGTTCGGCAAGAAAATAGCTAGAAAGTGCAATGGATTGCCTCTTGCTGCAATTGTTTTGGGAACACTTTTGCAGTTGAAGGATTTGGAAGGATGGAAAGATGTAGAGAAGAGTGAAATATGGCAATTGGAGAATGCAAAAGTAGAGCTTTTTCCTCATTTGGTTTTAAGCTACAATGATTTGTCCCCTGCTCTTAAGCGTTGTTTTTCATATTGTTCCGTCTATCCTAAAGATCGCCAAATTCATGCAAGGACTCTGATAGAAGAGTGGATGGCGCAAGGTTATCTAGGCCCTGATAGTGGAAACAGTGCACTGGAGCTCAAAGGGCGAGAGAACTTGAAGAATTTAGCAATGCGTTGCTTGTTTCAAGACATTGAGGAAAGTGAGTCGGGGGAGCAGATAGAATGGTGTAAAATGCATGATATAGTACATGATTTTGCTCTATTTCTTAGGAAGAATGATTGCAAGGAGAGAAGTTGTCAAGTTTGTGATTCTTCATTGGTTTCTAATGTCCAAGAATATCGGAGTGTATCGTGGGACTGGGACTACGAACCTCCTGTTGATGAAAGAGACGGAAGTTATAAAGTTTGTGATTGCATGAAAAGTCTTAGGGTGTTAAGAATTGAGAGTCTTATTCTAGTAGGAATAGAAATGTTAATTCACTTGAGATGGTTGGAGGTTCGTGGTGTTGCATTGGCCAAGGATGACCTCGAAATCATATGCAGGCTTTATTTCTTGCAAACTCTTCTCTTATCAAAGTGCGACCTAACAGTGATACCACGAGAAATTGGAAATTTGAATCAATTAAGACGACTTGACTTAAGTGAGAATTATAGAATGGAGGAGTTACCAGGGAGCGTGTGTAGTTTGATTGAATTGCGATCTCTTTCCTTAGAAAGGTGCTCTCTAGAAGTGATTCCACAAGAAATTGGGAATTTGGTGAAGTTAAGAGAACTTGACTTAAGTCATAATTATAGAATGGAGTTACCAGAGAGCATTTGTAGTTTGGTTGAACTGCAAATCTTGAAGATAGAAGGCACTCGTATCAACTGTGTGCCTGAAGcattaggtgagttaagtaatcTCCGCACACTGGAACTGAGCGAATTTAAAGTTGGAAGTCAATACAACAAGTTGGGTTATCTGAAAAAATTATACCGTCATCTTACCGAATCTCTAGAATTGGAAATCTACTGGAGTAGTATGAGTGAAATGGAGGAATTGGTTGAGGATGCTCGACAAGCAGAGTTACCGACAGTCCTTCCAAAACTAGAATCACTCAATATATATTTCAGTGTTAAGGTGAATGAAATGGAgcaatcatcatcatcatcaatgtGGATGGAGGTAGCAGAAGCTCTCGTGCCTCATCACAACTTGAAGAAATTGTTAATCGTGGGATATAAGGGCTCCAAGCTTCCGCATTTGATGTCATCATCCTTCAACTTTATAAAAGAGATTCGTCTGGAAGGGTTGAGTGAGGTGTCATCATTGCCGGCTATGGGGAAACTACCTTTTTTGGAAACTCTCTTTATTTGTGAAGTGGAGCAATTGATGTTTGTGGGAAGGGAGTTTTTAGGAATAGAATCTTCATGTGATGATGTTGTTGTTGCATTTCCTAAACTCAAGGTATTGGGTTTTAGTGATTGCTCCAAATGGGAGGAGTGGGAGGACATAacggaggaagaagaagattctGCGGCCATCTCCATCATGCCATGTCTCACTAAGTTGCGTATCAATTGGTGTAAGAGTTTGAAGCAGCTGCCGCATTGCCTCCTGCATAAAATCTCCTCGTCTTTGCAGTCCTTGAGTATCATTGATTCAACAGAGCTAATAAAAACATACGGAGAGGACAAGGAAGGTTCAGCTTGGAGATCCATATCCCAATATAATCCCCAACTTCGACTTTACCCAAAAGTCTAA
- the LOC121771728 gene encoding putative disease resistance protein RGA1 isoform X2, with the protein MADAIVSEVVGRIATMLEDKIRYEVNLVRGVKDELRYLSKKLNTIRQVLDDAEKKGVKDESVKRWLKKLEATAYEMDDILDEWNYSLLKDKAEGSAEPEPEPEPEQKIGCSFIRSSCLGFKKVSVRRDIAKKIENVKAMLEQIYEERKEFDFVIALPTTDPVPTPWRVQSTPFVDLTKVHGVDIHNKKEDIVSKLMLNGGHTQVLSIVGTGGLGKTTLAKLVYNDERVKDCFELRIWICVSDPFDVAGIAIGIVNEVGKETIPPNSNQLALVLKKLEASISGKKFLLVLDDVWTEDNTKWEPLKISLQCGAAGSKILVTTRKETVAKMVGTLNDDMYHPNNLSEEECWSLLCDTSLLGKSNKEYGKFEVFGKKIARKCNGLPLAAIVLGTLLQLKDLEGWKDVEKSEIWQLENAKVELFPHLVLSYNDLSPALKRCFSYCSVYPKDRQIHARTLIEEWMAQGYLGPDSGNSALELKGRENLKNLAMRCLFQDIEESESGEQIEWCKMHDIVHDFALFLRKNDCKERSCQVCDSSLVSNVQEYRSVSWDWDYEPPVDERDGSYKVCDCMKSLRVLRIESLILVGIEMLIHLRWLEVRGVALAKDDLEIICRLYFLQTLLLSKCDLTVIPREIGNLNQLRRLDLSENYRMEELPGSVCSLIELRSLSLERCSLEVIPQEIGNLVKLRELDLSHNYRMELPESICSLVELQILKIEGTRINCVPEALGELSNLRTLELSEFKVGSQYNKLGYLKKLYRHLTESLELEIYWSSMSEMEELVEDARQAELPTVLPKLESLNIYFSVKVNEMEQSSSSSMWMEVAEALVPHHNLKKLLIVGYKGSKLPHLMSSSFNFIKEIRLEGLSEVSSLPAMGKLPFLETLFICEVEQLMFVGREFLGIESSCDDVVVAFPKLKVLGFSDCSKWEEWEDITEEEEDSAAISIMPCLTKLRINWCKSLKQLPHCLLHKISSSLQSLSIIDSTELIKTYGEDKEGSAWRSISQYNPQLRLYPKV; encoded by the coding sequence ATGGCGGATGCTATAGTTTCAGAAGTGGTGGGGAGAATTGCAACTATGTTAGAAGATAAGATTCGGTATGAAGTCAATTTGGTTAGAGGCGTGAAGGACGAACTTCGTTATCTTTCCAAGAAGCTCAACACTATCCGACAGGTGTTGGATGATGCAGAAAAGAAAGGAGTGAAAGATGAAAGTGTCAAAAGATGGTTGAAGAAGCTCGAAGCTACGGCCTATGAGATGGATGATATTTTGGATGAATGGAACTATTCTCTTCTCAAAGATAAGGCGGAAGGTTCGGCTGAGCCCGAGCCTGAGCCTGAGCCTGAGCAAAAGATAGGATGCTCCTTCATCAGATCTTCTTGTTTAGGTTTCAAGAAAGTTTCAGTCCGTCGTGATATTGCcaagaaaattgaaaatgtgAAAGCTATGCTTGAACAGATTTACGAGGAGAGAAAGGAATTTGATTTTGTCATCGCTCTGCCTACAACTGATCCCGTGCCCACACCTTGGCGAGTGCAATCCACACCTTTTGTTGACTTGACGAAAGTTCACGGGGTGGATATACATAACAAAAAAGAAGACATAGTGAGCAAACTAATGCTTAATGGTGGTCATACCCAAGTTTTGTCTATTGTTGGAACCGGGGGACTTGGGAAAACAACTCTTGCCAAACTTGTTTATAATGATGAACGAGTGAAGGATTGTTTTGAATTAAGAATATGGATTTGTGTTTCTGACCCATTTGACGTGGCTGGGATCGCAATTGGAATTGTTAACGAAGTGGGAAAAGAAACGATTCCCCCAAATTCCAACCAATTGGCACTGGTATTAAAAAAGCTAGAGGCATCCATTTCGGGAAAAAAGTTTCTTCTTGTGCTGGATGATGTTTGGACAGAAGACAACACCAAGTGGGAGCCTCTGAAAATCAGTCTCCAATGTGGTGCAGCAGGTAGTAAAATTCTGGTGACAACGAGAAAGGAAACGGTAGCTAAGATGGTCGGTACCTTAAACGATGATATGTATCACCCAAATAATCTTAGTGAAGAAGAATGTTGGTCATTATTGTGTGACACATCTCTTCTAGGAAAGAGTAATAAGGAATATGGAAAATTTGAGGTGTTCGGCAAGAAAATAGCTAGAAAGTGCAATGGATTGCCTCTTGCTGCAATTGTTTTGGGAACACTTTTGCAGTTGAAGGATTTGGAAGGATGGAAAGATGTAGAGAAGAGTGAAATATGGCAATTGGAGAATGCAAAAGTAGAGCTTTTTCCTCATTTGGTTTTAAGCTACAATGATTTGTCCCCTGCTCTTAAGCGTTGTTTTTCATATTGTTCCGTCTATCCTAAAGATCGCCAAATTCATGCAAGGACTCTGATAGAAGAGTGGATGGCGCAAGGTTATCTAGGCCCTGATAGTGGAAACAGTGCACTGGAGCTCAAAGGGCGAGAGAACTTGAAGAATTTAGCAATGCGTTGCTTGTTTCAAGACATTGAGGAAAGTGAGTCGGGGGAGCAGATAGAATGGTGTAAAATGCATGATATAGTACATGATTTTGCTCTATTTCTTAGGAAGAATGATTGCAAGGAGAGAAGTTGTCAAGTTTGTGATTCTTCATTGGTTTCTAATGTCCAAGAATATCGGAGTGTATCGTGGGACTGGGACTACGAACCTCCTGTTGATGAAAGAGACGGAAGTTATAAAGTTTGTGATTGCATGAAAAGTCTTAGGGTGTTAAGAATTGAGAGTCTTATTCTAGTAGGAATAGAAATGTTAATTCACTTGAGATGGTTGGAGGTTCGTGGTGTTGCATTGGCCAAGGATGACCTCGAAATCATATGCAGGCTTTATTTCTTGCAAACTCTTCTCTTATCAAAGTGCGACCTAACAGTGATACCACGAGAAATTGGAAATTTGAATCAATTAAGACGACTTGACTTAAGTGAGAATTATAGAATGGAGGAGTTACCAGGGAGCGTGTGTAGTTTGATTGAATTGCGATCTCTTTCCTTAGAAAGGTGCTCTCTAGAAGTGATTCCACAAGAAATTGGGAATTTGGTGAAGTTAAGAGAACTTGACTTAAGTCATAATTATAGAATGGAGTTACCAGAGAGCATTTGTAGTTTGGTTGAACTGCAAATCTTGAAGATAGAAGGCACTCGTATCAACTGTGTGCCTGAAGcattaggtgagttaagtaatcTCCGCACACTGGAACTGAGCGAATTTAAAGTTGGAAGTCAATACAACAAGTTGGGTTATCTGAAAAAATTATACCGTCATCTTACCGAATCTCTAGAATTGGAAATCTACTGGAGTAGTATGAGTGAAATGGAGGAATTGGTTGAGGATGCTCGACAAGCAGAGTTACCGACAGTCCTTCCAAAACTAGAATCACTCAATATATATTTCAGTGTTAAGGTGAATGAAATGGAgcaatcatcatcatcatcaatgtGGATGGAGGTAGCAGAAGCTCTCGTGCCTCATCACAACTTGAAGAAATTGTTAATCGTGGGATATAAGGGCTCCAAGCTTCCGCATTTGATGTCATCATCCTTCAACTTTATAAAAGAGATTCGTCTGGAAGGGTTGAGTGAGGTGTCATCATTGCCGGCTATGGGGAAACTACCTTTTTTGGAAACTCTCTTTATTTGTGAAGTGGAGCAATTGATGTTTGTGGGAAGGGAGTTTTTAGGAATAGAATCTTCATGTGATGATGTTGTTGTTGCATTTCCTAAACTCAAGGTATTGGGTTTTAGTGATTGCTCCAAATGGGAGGAGTGGGAGGACATAacggaggaagaagaagattctGCGGCCATCTCCATCATGCCATGTCTCACTAAGTTGCGTATCAATTGGTGTAAGAGTTTGAAGCAGCTGCCGCATTGCCTCCTGCATAAAATCTCCTCGTCTTTGCAGTCCTTGAGTATCATTGATTCAACAGAGCTAATAAAAACATACGGAGAGGACAAGGAAGGTTCAGCTTGGAGATCCATATCCCAATATAATCCCCAACTTCGACTTTACCCAAAAGTCTAA